In Haladaptatus sp. QDMS2, a single window of DNA contains:
- a CDS encoding CoA-binding protein, with the protein MPIEDNDGLRRILGYKRIAVVGASTSFEKDAHIVPAYLQRHGYEIIPVNPTADEIFGEPAYDSLADVPGTVDVVQIFRPAEEVPGIVEEAIARGDVKAIWMQLEIKNYEAAKMAEDAGLDVVQDHCMKVEHGRLIRHPMD; encoded by the coding sequence ATGCCAATCGAAGACAACGACGGGCTTCGCCGGATTCTCGGCTACAAGCGAATCGCTGTCGTCGGCGCATCTACGTCTTTCGAGAAGGACGCCCACATCGTGCCCGCGTACCTCCAGCGCCACGGCTACGAAATCATCCCGGTCAATCCGACGGCAGACGAGATTTTTGGCGAACCCGCCTACGACTCACTCGCCGACGTGCCAGGAACCGTCGACGTGGTGCAGATTTTCCGCCCCGCAGAGGAAGTTCCCGGAATTGTAGAAGAGGCAATCGCCCGTGGCGACGTGAAGGCGATCTGGATGCAACTCGAGATTAAAAATTACGAGGCGGCCAAGATGGCCGAGGACGCGGGATTGGACGTCGTCCAGGACCACTGCATGAAGGTCGAGCACGGACGGCTCATTCGCCACCCGATGGACTGA
- a CDS encoding alpha/beta hydrolase, which yields MSDPFTVEFEDDPHRGQPLEVAGAPPQAAEAAVILLHGRGSTGNHMLTLIDEFHHHGVMYLAPQAARRTWYPRSGYGPFAANEPWFTSALDRISEALDVAADAGVPPKRTLLMGFSQGGGIASEFVVRNPRRYGGLAVLSGSLLGPEASRDVEGSLDGTPVFLGCSTDDSYVSVDRFRDSAVVFEALDAAVTARLYDDLGHEINDDEVQMVDSLVEQLV from the coding sequence ATGAGCGACCCGTTCACCGTCGAATTCGAAGACGACCCACACCGGGGTCAGCCCCTCGAAGTTGCAGGTGCACCCCCGCAGGCAGCCGAGGCCGCGGTCATCTTGCTCCACGGGCGCGGTTCGACGGGGAATCATATGCTCACCTTGATAGACGAATTTCACCATCACGGTGTGATGTACCTCGCTCCGCAGGCTGCACGCAGAACGTGGTATCCGCGTTCAGGATACGGGCCGTTTGCGGCCAACGAACCGTGGTTCACCTCGGCGCTCGACCGTATCTCTGAAGCACTCGATGTCGCCGCGGATGCTGGTGTTCCCCCCAAACGAACCCTGCTCATGGGCTTTTCTCAGGGAGGCGGGATTGCAAGCGAGTTTGTCGTCAGGAATCCACGTCGCTACGGGGGTCTCGCCGTGCTCTCGGGAAGTCTGCTTGGACCAGAGGCGAGCCGGGACGTTGAGGGCTCCCTCGATGGCACGCCCGTCTTCCTTGGCTGCAGTACCGACGATTCGTACGTGAGCGTAGACCGGTTTCGCGACTCGGCAGTGGTCTTTGAAGCACTCGACGCAGCAGTAACAGCCCGGCTGTACGACGACCTTGGTCACGAAATCAACGATGACGAAGTGCAGATGGTCGATTCGCTCGTCGAACAACTCGTCTGA
- a CDS encoding VOC family protein, with protein sequence MLTDTPGIHHITGIVRDAQQNFDFYTGVLGLRLVKQTVNFNEKFTRHLFYGDETGSPGTALTFFPYPAEDDGREGKPQITTAALTIPENSVSYWEARLADRDITVEGPFERFDETVLRFADPDGTHLELVTGDSPVEPWADGAVPAEHAIRGIHGVTLLSTNVFVTASVLDTLGFELVNQEGDRVRYQAPGDRATVVDLLDRDADYGREGAGSIHHVAVRVEDEEQLYEWYDLFRERGYNVSRVKDRHFFYSLYVREPGGILFELATEAPGLTAELDLETLGQSLFLPPWLEEDREMIEGQLTPLDVSGVPGASE encoded by the coding sequence ATGCTCACAGACACTCCCGGCATCCACCACATCACCGGCATCGTCCGCGATGCCCAGCAGAATTTCGACTTCTACACAGGCGTCCTCGGCCTGCGTCTGGTCAAGCAGACGGTGAACTTCAACGAGAAGTTCACACGCCACCTCTTCTACGGCGACGAAACCGGGTCGCCCGGAACCGCGCTGACGTTCTTTCCCTATCCCGCAGAGGACGACGGACGAGAGGGGAAACCCCAGATTACGACAGCCGCGCTCACCATCCCCGAGAATTCGGTGTCTTACTGGGAAGCCCGACTCGCAGACCGCGACATCACCGTCGAAGGACCGTTCGAGCGGTTCGACGAGACGGTACTACGCTTTGCTGACCCGGACGGCACGCACCTCGAACTCGTCACCGGTGATTCCCCAGTCGAACCCTGGGCAGACGGGGCAGTTCCGGCCGAACACGCGATTCGCGGCATCCACGGCGTCACCCTCCTTTCGACGAACGTGTTCGTGACCGCGAGTGTGCTGGACACGCTCGGCTTCGAACTCGTCAATCAAGAAGGCGACCGCGTCCGGTATCAGGCTCCGGGCGACCGGGCGACTGTCGTCGACCTCCTCGATAGAGACGCAGACTACGGACGAGAAGGCGCGGGTTCCATCCACCACGTCGCCGTCCGTGTTGAAGATGAGGAGCAACTATACGAGTGGTACGACCTGTTCAGAGAGCGGGGATACAACGTCTCGCGCGTGAAGGACCGGCACTTCTTTTACTCGCTGTACGTCCGCGAACCGGGCGGCATCCTGTTCGAACTCGCGACTGAAGCGCCCGGGCTGACTGCCGAGCTGGACCTCGAGACGCTCGGTCAATCGCTGTTTCTCCCGCCGTGGCTCGAAGAGGACCGCGAGATGATAGAGGGACAACTCACCCCACTCGATGTTTCCGGGGTACCTGGAGCGAGTGAATGA
- a CDS encoding DUF4386 domain-containing protein, whose amino-acid sequence MRRGSILAGIALLAMTPLAAYANFVILGGLITPGDATATATAILNAEGAFRLGIASLLTVAVLDLIVAWALYAVFRPVNRGVALLTAWFRMVFAGIFMVAIAQLTGVLSILNAGDVGAVFTTEQQYAQALLGVNAFYEIWDAALILVGLHLVLLGYLMYQSSAVPSYKSGYIPKVLGVLLVIAGAGYVIDSFGRVLLANYSFEVAAFTFVGEVLLILWLLIYGRRINLDEEPATIAT is encoded by the coding sequence GTGCGACGGGGAAGTATACTCGCTGGAATCGCGCTTCTGGCGATGACTCCCCTCGCTGCCTACGCGAATTTCGTCATCCTAGGGGGACTCATCACACCGGGCGATGCCACGGCAACCGCAACCGCGATTCTCAACGCTGAAGGGGCGTTCCGCCTCGGTATCGCGAGTCTCTTGACCGTCGCTGTCCTCGACCTCATCGTCGCCTGGGCACTGTATGCTGTGTTCAGGCCGGTAAACCGCGGCGTCGCGCTGCTCACCGCGTGGTTCAGGATGGTGTTCGCCGGTATTTTCATGGTCGCCATCGCCCAGCTCACGGGTGTGCTCTCGATTTTGAATGCTGGCGATGTGGGTGCGGTGTTTACCACAGAGCAACAATACGCCCAGGCACTCCTCGGCGTCAACGCCTTCTACGAAATCTGGGACGCAGCACTGATTCTGGTTGGCCTCCATCTGGTGTTACTTGGCTATCTGATGTACCAGTCCAGTGCCGTCCCCTCGTACAAATCTGGATACATCCCGAAGGTGCTCGGCGTCCTCCTGGTCATCGCCGGCGCGGGCTACGTTATCGATAGCTTTGGCCGTGTGCTCCTCGCGAACTACTCGTTCGAGGTCGCTGCGTTCACATTCGTCGGTGAAGTCCTGCTGATTCTCTGGCTGCTCATCTACGGGCGTCGAATCAATCTTGACGAAGAGCCAGCGACGATTGCAACCTGA
- the eno gene encoding phosphopyruvate hydratase: MTTINRVHAREILDCRLEPTLRVMVETEGASGQADVPCGRSRGKHEAVDLRDGGDRYAGRGVQTAVENVNERIAPQLVGREVLAQRAIDEVLLELDGTDQKSNLGGNATTGVSLAVAKCAANSRKLPLYRYLGDVGARTLPVPFFDLIEGGELAAGTLDFQEHQVVPTGAESFSQAIQMCAEVYYELGDQLARDYGDRSRNVGVEGGYTPGGMNDPRDAFEAELQAIEELGYGDEFVLAADVAASHFYDENSGTYALMDEQYTRGELLDFYAELTETYPVVSLEDPLEEDDFEGYRELADTLDIQIIGDDLFVTNPKRLQRGIDEGAANALLLKVNQVGTLSEALDAASLAVENGYAVQVSERSGQTPDTWLADLAVGLDAGQIKTGVSRGERTEQYNRLLEIEAEQERTAYAGPFWD, from the coding sequence ATGACAACTATCAATCGGGTGCACGCGAGAGAGATTCTCGACTGTCGGCTCGAACCGACGCTCAGAGTGATGGTCGAGACGGAGGGTGCAAGCGGGCAGGCCGACGTTCCCTGCGGTCGTTCGCGGGGCAAACACGAAGCCGTCGACCTTCGTGATGGTGGCGACAGGTACGCCGGTCGCGGGGTGCAAACGGCGGTCGAAAACGTCAACGAACGCATCGCGCCACAACTCGTCGGGCGTGAGGTCCTCGCCCAGCGGGCCATCGACGAGGTGCTGCTCGAACTCGATGGTACGGACCAGAAGTCGAATCTGGGCGGAAACGCGACTACGGGCGTCTCACTCGCCGTTGCGAAGTGCGCCGCGAACAGCCGGAAACTCCCCCTGTATCGCTATTTGGGCGACGTGGGGGCGCGCACCCTCCCGGTTCCGTTTTTCGACCTCATCGAGGGCGGAGAACTCGCGGCGGGCACACTGGATTTCCAGGAACACCAGGTGGTCCCCACCGGCGCGGAGTCGTTCTCACAGGCGATTCAAATGTGCGCCGAGGTGTACTACGAACTCGGTGACCAACTGGCGCGTGACTACGGCGACCGCTCTCGAAACGTCGGCGTCGAGGGGGGCTACACACCGGGCGGCATGAACGACCCACGAGACGCCTTCGAAGCGGAATTGCAGGCCATCGAGGAATTGGGCTACGGGGACGAATTCGTCCTCGCCGCAGACGTCGCTGCCTCGCACTTCTACGACGAGAATTCGGGAACTTACGCGCTGATGGACGAGCAGTACACGCGTGGAGAACTCCTCGATTTCTACGCCGAGTTGACCGAGACGTATCCGGTGGTTTCGCTCGAAGACCCGCTTGAGGAAGACGATTTCGAGGGCTACAGGGAACTCGCCGACACGCTCGACATTCAGATTATCGGTGACGACCTCTTCGTCACGAATCCGAAGCGACTCCAGCGCGGTATCGACGAAGGCGCGGCGAACGCGCTTCTCTTGAAGGTAAACCAGGTCGGAACCCTCTCGGAGGCGCTCGACGCCGCCTCGCTCGCTGTAGAAAACGGGTACGCGGTGCAGGTTTCGGAACGCTCGGGACAGACGCCGGACACTTGGCTCGCGGACCTCGCCGTCGGTCTCGACGCCGGGCAAATCAAGACTGGCGTGAGTCGCGGCGAACGGACCGAACAGTACAACCGACTCCTCGAAATCGAAGCGGAACAGGAACGAACCGCGTACGCTGGCCCGTTCTGGGACTGA
- a CDS encoding glycerate kinase: MIQNKSELTDHGERDARVSLLDIGEHSLAHIHPQQLIDDHLTVDGSVLAVDGERYDLSTAGDVFIVGAGKGSSALAGALRERLGDRVTDGVVVEKHGQGDSVPGIDVYEAGHPIPDDDGRRATQALLELVEAAGADDLVFVCITGGASAQLVAPPSDVSVADLASMTELLLHGGLPIEEINTVRKHVSTIKGGRLTERIAPATCVSLIIVDEVAGDPWGPTVPDMTTYDDAIGVLARRNLWERVPASIRSHLEARHRGEVAETPPPESLTGVPGQTVVLANATDLCEAAVAGAKKRGFNSMLLSSVIEGESRTVGTVLASIAKEIRHHDRPIEPPCVVVSGGETTVTISDEAGTGGPNQELALQFAVDAAELPGVALLALGTDGTDGPTDIAGGLVDGTTARRARENDIDLFSHLTGHDTSPALAELGDAVLTGATGTNVMDLRLLLVTRESQKG, encoded by the coding sequence ATGATTCAAAACAAATCGGAACTCACCGACCACGGGGAACGGGACGCCCGCGTATCGTTGCTCGACATCGGTGAGCATTCCTTAGCCCACATTCACCCACAGCAGCTCATCGACGACCACCTGACGGTTGACGGAAGCGTGCTGGCGGTGGACGGCGAACGATACGACCTGTCGACAGCCGGGGACGTGTTCATCGTCGGTGCGGGGAAGGGCTCTTCGGCTCTCGCGGGAGCCCTCCGCGAACGTCTCGGTGACCGCGTAACCGACGGCGTCGTCGTCGAAAAACACGGGCAGGGCGATTCTGTTCCCGGTATCGACGTGTACGAAGCGGGCCACCCGATACCGGACGACGACGGACGGCGTGCAACGCAGGCACTCCTGGAGCTGGTCGAAGCAGCCGGTGCGGACGACCTGGTGTTCGTCTGCATCACGGGTGGTGCGTCGGCACAGCTGGTCGCGCCTCCCTCGGACGTTTCGGTCGCGGACCTTGCGTCGATGACCGAACTCCTCCTGCATGGAGGCCTCCCCATCGAGGAAATCAACACCGTCCGAAAACACGTTTCCACCATCAAGGGCGGACGACTCACCGAGCGAATCGCGCCAGCAACCTGCGTCTCGCTCATCATTGTCGACGAAGTCGCGGGTGACCCCTGGGGGCCGACCGTCCCGGACATGACGACGTACGACGACGCGATTGGCGTGCTCGCTCGGCGTAACCTCTGGGAGCGGGTTCCAGCGTCGATACGCTCGCATCTCGAAGCCAGGCACCGGGGCGAGGTTGCTGAGACGCCGCCGCCGGAATCCTTGACGGGAGTTCCCGGCCAGACGGTCGTCCTCGCAAACGCCACCGATCTGTGCGAAGCGGCGGTCGCCGGTGCGAAGAAGCGCGGATTCAATTCGATGCTCCTTTCGAGCGTCATTGAGGGCGAAAGCCGCACGGTCGGGACGGTGCTCGCTTCGATTGCGAAGGAGATTCGCCACCACGATCGCCCCATCGAACCGCCGTGCGTCGTCGTCTCAGGTGGCGAAACGACGGTGACGATTTCCGACGAGGCTGGCACGGGCGGGCCGAATCAAGAACTCGCCCTACAGTTCGCGGTAGACGCAGCCGAGTTACCGGGGGTGGCATTGCTCGCGCTCGGGACCGACGGAACGGATGGCCCAACCGACATCGCGGGCGGCCTCGTCGACGGAACGACGGCGCGTCGCGCTCGCGAGAACGATATCGACCTCTTTTCGCACCTGACGGGTCACGACACCTCGCCTGCGTTGGCCGAACTCGGTGACGCAGTCCTGACCGGTGCGACCGGAACGAACGTGATGGACCTTCGGCTCTTGCTCGTCACTCGTGAGTCACAGAAGGGCTAA
- a CDS encoding SRPBCC family protein has translation MTDTETRERGSITVSRVIKAPPERVYEAFLDPDQLAAWLPPTGFSATVHHLEPKEGGTFRITFTGETEEFAAYDHSFGGTYLELVPGERIVHTDEFETDDPAMAGEMTVTITFEEVPDGTKVTVHQAGIPVAIPSEDATAGWNDSLEKLAKLVG, from the coding sequence ATGACCGACACTGAAACGAGAGAGCGCGGGAGCATTACGGTGAGTCGCGTCATCAAGGCGCCACCGGAACGGGTTTACGAGGCGTTTCTCGACCCCGACCAGCTCGCTGCGTGGCTCCCGCCGACCGGATTCAGCGCCACGGTACACCACCTAGAACCCAAAGAAGGAGGGACGTTCCGTATTACGTTCACGGGAGAGACAGAGGAATTCGCCGCGTACGACCACTCCTTCGGGGGGACGTACCTCGAACTCGTGCCCGGAGAGCGCATCGTCCACACTGACGAGTTCGAAACCGACGACCCGGCCATGGCCGGCGAGATGACGGTCACCATCACCTTCGAGGAAGTCCCCGATGGGACGAAAGTGACAGTCCACCAGGCAGGCATCCCTGTGGCCATCCCCTCCGAGGACGCCACCGCAGGCTGGAACGACTCGCTCGAGAAATTGGCCAAACTCGTCGGATAG
- a CDS encoding SRPBCC family protein yields the protein MTTDETNGGVESNAQRPGETNLTVEAGTHELSISRHFDAPRDRVFEANVNPEHIPKWWGPRRYTTEVETMDARPGGSWRFLNIDADGNEHAFHGVYHDVVPAERIVQTFEYEGAPGHVSMETATFEEVDGMTLLTVRSVFQSVADRDASVASGMEAGARETWDRLAELVEGKATAHEEVDA from the coding sequence ATGACTACTGACGAAACGAATGGTGGGGTAGAATCGAACGCGCAACGACCAGGTGAGACGAACCTGACCGTCGAAGCGGGAACGCACGAACTCAGCATCTCACGGCACTTCGACGCGCCACGAGACCGTGTCTTCGAGGCGAACGTGAATCCCGAGCACATCCCCAAGTGGTGGGGACCGAGGCGGTACACGACCGAGGTTGAGACGATGGACGCCCGGCCCGGTGGGTCGTGGCGCTTTCTCAACATCGACGCCGACGGAAACGAGCACGCCTTCCACGGCGTCTATCACGATGTCGTCCCCGCAGAGCGCATCGTCCAGACGTTCGAATACGAAGGCGCACCCGGACACGTATCGATGGAGACGGCGACCTTCGAGGAGGTGGACGGAATGACCTTGTTGACGGTCAGGTCCGTCTTCCAGAGCGTCGCAGACCGCGACGCAAGCGTCGCTTCAGGGATGGAAGCGGGTGCCCGCGAAACCTGGGACCGACTCGCAGAACTGGTCGAAGGGAAAGCGACTGCACACGAGGAGGTGGACGCATGA
- a CDS encoding helix-turn-helix transcriptional regulator, whose product MVEQVPNEPDLDAIFQALAHPIRRAILEEIADGPESVGALAAPHDVSLAAVSKHLQVLEDADLIEFEQDGRVRRAHLHAAPLSAAFGWLTRYRVFWEDRFDALADHLENQDP is encoded by the coding sequence ATGGTTGAACAAGTGCCGAACGAACCAGACCTCGACGCAATCTTTCAGGCGCTCGCCCACCCGATTCGACGAGCGATTCTCGAGGAGATTGCGGACGGTCCAGAGAGTGTCGGGGCGCTCGCAGCGCCTCACGACGTCTCGCTCGCGGCAGTGTCAAAACATCTGCAAGTACTCGAAGACGCCGACCTCATCGAATTCGAACAAGACGGCCGCGTTCGCAGAGCACACCTCCACGCCGCACCGCTGTCAGCAGCGTTCGGGTGGTTGACCCGCTACCGTGTCTTCTGGGAAGACCGGTTCGACGCACTCGCAGACCATCTGGAGAACCAAGACCCATGA
- a CDS encoding sugar phosphate isomerase/epimerase: MRTAIQLYTLRALDESLDQLVARVASTPLDGVEFAYESMNSPTDVASTLASHDLELANLSASVETLETDEAALAEACETLDCETVVLPYLDPSYFDSRDRVEATADLLSGFARTLDSHGLRFLYHNHAHEFADVDGEVAFDVLLDRVDDRVEFELDLGWVGTAGEDPYARLEALGDRVPSIHVKDMYFATGEFASLGDGDLDASQAMRIAQAQGVEWAIFEHDEPADPVVELENGASRLVNAVERVNSR, translated from the coding sequence ATGCGAACTGCGATTCAACTCTACACCCTGCGTGCCCTCGACGAGTCGCTCGACCAGTTGGTCGCCCGCGTGGCTTCTACGCCCCTCGATGGTGTCGAATTTGCATACGAATCGATGAACTCACCGACGGACGTTGCTTCCACCCTCGCCTCCCACGACCTCGAACTGGCGAATCTCTCGGCGAGCGTCGAAACCCTCGAAACCGACGAGGCCGCACTCGCTGAGGCCTGTGAGACGCTTGACTGTGAGACGGTAGTCCTTCCCTACCTCGACCCTTCATATTTCGATTCACGCGACCGTGTCGAAGCGACCGCCGACCTCCTCTCAGGCTTTGCTCGAACGCTCGATTCGCACGGGCTTCGTTTTCTCTACCACAACCACGCCCACGAATTCGCCGACGTTGATGGCGAGGTCGCCTTCGACGTATTGCTCGACCGTGTAGACGACCGTGTCGAGTTCGAACTCGACCTCGGATGGGTCGGAACTGCGGGCGAAGACCCCTACGCACGCCTTGAAGCACTCGGCGACCGCGTCCCCTCCATCCACGTCAAGGACATGTACTTTGCGACCGGCGAATTCGCAAGTCTCGGCGATGGTGACCTCGACGCTTCCCAGGCCATGCGAATCGCTCAAGCCCAAGGCGTCGAGTGGGCGATTTTCGAACACGACGAACCTGCAGACCCAGTGGTCGAGTTGGAGAACGGGGCGTCCCGACTCGTGAACGCCGTCGAACGAGTTAACTCGCGATAG
- a CDS encoding succinylglutamate desuccinylase/aspartoacylase family protein, which produces MAANEDIPGVRRRYRICPNEPDETWVHKYEAVRPGPTTMIVAGLHGDEESGWRAADKMIDWRVETGRIVVIPRASARAVEKRVRGLDSDPNRDYPPTGECYTEIAREIWGEVERYDPDLLLSLHSSYGIYKSGDGGVGQAIFPTQHGDAREMSQKTCEALNRGYGLDGKWRYRLGNTLSERHTKLMHRAGAQLNTRGVIAETTEKWPSLEDQMTWQRFTVRHLMQQIGHRKGLYSE; this is translated from the coding sequence GTGGCGGCGAACGAGGATATCCCGGGTGTCCGGCGACGGTACCGAATTTGTCCGAACGAACCGGACGAGACGTGGGTTCACAAGTACGAGGCGGTACGCCCCGGACCGACCACGATGATCGTCGCTGGGCTTCATGGTGATGAGGAGTCGGGCTGGCGTGCCGCAGACAAGATGATCGACTGGCGCGTCGAAACCGGTCGTATCGTGGTCATCCCGCGTGCGAGTGCCCGAGCAGTCGAAAAGCGAGTAAGAGGACTCGACAGTGACCCGAATCGTGACTATCCACCGACCGGGGAGTGTTACACCGAGATTGCGCGAGAAATTTGGGGTGAGGTCGAACGGTACGACCCGGATTTACTCCTCAGCTTGCACTCGAGTTACGGCATCTACAAGAGTGGCGACGGTGGCGTGGGACAGGCGATTTTCCCGACCCAGCACGGCGATGCTCGCGAGATGAGCCAGAAAACGTGTGAAGCGCTCAACCGTGGATACGGACTCGATGGAAAGTGGCGGTACCGACTCGGAAACACGCTGAGCGAGCGCCACACCAAACTCATGCATCGGGCGGGTGCGCAACTGAATACCCGGGGTGTAATTGCAGAAACCACTGAGAAGTGGCCGTCACTCGAAGACCAGATGACGTGGCAGCGTTTTACGGTCAGACACCTCATGCAGCAGATTGGTCACAGAAAAGGCCTGTATTCTGAGTGA
- a CDS encoding zinc-dependent alcohol dehydrogenase family protein — MRAVVLEEFQEPLEVQEVERPEPEPHGVVAKVDGCGVCRSDWHCWQGDWDWFGYRPDPPHVLGHEPCGTVVEVGEDVESVSEGDHIAIPFNFACGKCDLCRNGHENICENHIGLGFMNEAPGAFAEEVHIPNADINAVPLPDSIDADTAAGIGCRFMTSFHAMAHRGNVGNGEDVVVHGLGGIGLSAVHIADALGANVIGVDLFDNKLEKAKSLGAVETINASDVDDPAKEVRAITNGGADCSVDALGIKTTCLNAVNSLRKGGRHVQIGLTTSEEKGKVPLPTDEFVAKEIDFRGSLGLQPSRYTEMLDMIKTGKLDPTKLVSSTISLDEVPETLASMSDYDTMGIPVCNEFS, encoded by the coding sequence ATGCGCGCTGTAGTACTGGAGGAATTCCAAGAACCGCTCGAAGTACAGGAAGTCGAACGACCAGAACCAGAACCACACGGCGTCGTCGCCAAAGTCGACGGCTGTGGGGTCTGTCGAAGTGACTGGCACTGCTGGCAGGGTGACTGGGATTGGTTCGGATACCGGCCAGACCCACCGCACGTCCTCGGTCACGAGCCCTGTGGAACGGTCGTCGAAGTCGGCGAAGACGTAGAAAGCGTCTCTGAAGGCGACCACATCGCGATTCCGTTTAATTTCGCGTGCGGGAAATGTGACCTCTGTCGCAATGGTCACGAGAACATTTGTGAAAACCACATCGGGCTCGGCTTCATGAACGAAGCACCCGGTGCGTTCGCAGAGGAGGTCCACATTCCGAACGCTGATATCAACGCCGTCCCGCTGCCCGACAGCATCGACGCAGATACAGCAGCAGGAATCGGCTGTCGGTTTATGACATCGTTCCACGCGATGGCCCACCGTGGTAACGTTGGAAACGGCGAGGACGTCGTGGTCCACGGCCTCGGTGGTATCGGTCTCTCCGCAGTCCATATTGCCGATGCGCTCGGCGCGAACGTCATCGGCGTCGACCTCTTCGACAACAAACTCGAGAAAGCAAAGAGCCTCGGCGCGGTCGAGACGATAAATGCGAGCGACGTCGACGACCCGGCGAAGGAGGTTCGCGCGATAACCAACGGAGGTGCAGACTGTTCGGTCGATGCGCTCGGCATCAAGACGACCTGTCTGAACGCAGTAAATTCTCTCAGAAAAGGGGGTCGCCACGTCCAAATTGGGTTGACCACCTCAGAGGAGAAGGGGAAGGTTCCGCTTCCCACAGACGAGTTCGTTGCGAAAGAAATCGACTTTCGGGGGTCGCTCGGCTTACAACCATCACGTTACACAGAGATGCTCGACATGATCAAGACCGGAAAGCTCGACCCAACGAAACTCGTCTCGTCCACGATTTCACTTGACGAGGTACCCGAAACGCTCGCTTCGATGAGCGATTATGACACGATGGGAATTCCGGTCTGCAACGAGTTCAGCTAA